A region from the Panicum hallii strain FIL2 chromosome 1, PHallii_v3.1, whole genome shotgun sequence genome encodes:
- the LOC112896206 gene encoding protein IQ-DOMAIN 1-like has translation MGKKHAAGSGGGWFAVVRKVFRPSSSSSATTSKDKDAVQHGKQQDGAGEEAEAAAAGGGEEPEVLLLEHFPASETSAEASNEGGDAELLAPPVRKAEYHRGAGGGLREHEAADDDDDDMVVRLAALRRLSREERAAVRIQAYYRGYLARRALRALRGLVRLQALVRGHQVRRQVHLTMRCMQALVRAQARVRARRLTELPLLLLPPPTPPAIRPSLSLLGARRHHHQPCLDLALVGDHQDARDDGEVAEDLLQQQRSRSRGRLRRGDDDNGGGRSPSAGWDASSRTLEDARAEGARRHDAAARRERALSYAYAYQQRQWHRQEDEKAGLGFHWLERWMAATQPQRRQDAPDHAKTTYQGAAARTASYVTAAAALPGGMPEKTVEVDTSLRSPLNQAVHGRPPAIPGYMAATRSARAKARPAPPPPATPTHGRSPSGGGIAGDSSSSGQSAGQNSGAIAGYSPDWSCTGDWTPPRLGVSTRTSRVAYT, from the exons ATGGGAAAGAAGCACGCCGCAggtagcggcggcggctggtTCGCCGTCGTCAGGAAGGTGTTccggccgtcgtcgtcgtcctccgccACCACCTCAAAGGACAAGGACGCCGTGCAACACGGGAAACAG CAGGACGGtgccggcgaggaggcggaggcggccgcggccggcgggggCGAGGAGCCGGAGGTGCTGCTGCTGGAGCACTTCCCGGCGTCCGAGACGTCCGCGGAGGCGAGCAACGAGGGCGGCGACGCGGAGTTGCTGGCGCCGCCGGTGCGGAAGGCGGAGTACCACCGTGGGGCGGGTGGTGGACTGCGGGAGCACGAGGcggccgacgacgacgacgacgacat GGTGGTCCGACTGGCGGCGCTCCGGCGCCTGTCGCGGGAGGAGCGCGCCGCCGTGCGCATCCAGGCCTACTACCGCGGGTACCTG GCCCGGCGAGCCCTGCGCGCGCTGCGCGGCCTGGTGCGTCTCCAGGCGCTGGTGCGCGGCCACCAGGTGCGGCGGCAGGTGCACCTCACCATGCGCTGCATGCAGGCCCTCGTCCGCGCCCAGGCCCGCGTCCGGGCGCGTCGCCTCACCGAGctcccgctcctcctcctcccgccgccgacccctccggccatccgcccctccctttcccttctCGGAGCACGACGCCATCACCACCAGCCGTGCCTCGACCTGGCGTTGGTGGGCGACCACCAGGACGCCCGCGACGACGGCGAGGTAGCCGAGGAcctgctgcagcagcagcgAAGCAGGAGCAGAGGAAGGCTGCGCCGAGGCGACGACGATaacggcggcgggaggagccCTTCCGCCGGCTGGGACGCCAGCAGCCGCACACTGGAGGATGCCAGGGCCGAGGGCGCCCGCCGGCACGACGCCGCCGCGCGGCGGGAGCGGGCGCTCTCCTACGCCTACGCCTACCAGCAG CGGCAGTGGCATCGGCAGGAGGACGAGAAGGCCGGCCTGGGCTTCCACTGGCTGGAGCGCTGGATGGCGGCCACGCAGCCGCAGCGGCGGCAGGACGCGCCCGACCACGCCAAGACGACGTACCagggcgccgccgccaggacGGCGTCCTACGTGACGGCGGCCGCTGCTCTCCCCGGCGGCATGCCCGAGAAGACGGTGGAGGTGGACACGTCGTTGCGGAGCCCGCTGAACCAGGCCGTGCACGGGCGGCCGCCGGCGATCCCAGGCTACATGGCCGCGACGAGGTCGGCGCGCGCCAAggcgcgccccgcgccgccgccgccggctacgCCGACGCACGGCCGGAGCCCTTCTGGCGGCGGGATCGCCGGAGACTCGTCTAGCTCGGGGCAGAGCGCGGGGCAGAACAGCGGCGCAATCGCCGGGTACAGCCCGGACTGGAGCTGCACAGGGGACTGGACGCCGCCGCGGCTCGGCGTCAGCACGCGCACCAGCAGGGTGGCCTATACCTGA
- the LOC112882687 gene encoding uncharacterized protein LOC112882687, whose amino-acid sequence MGCRDGAAQRRNGSGSQPCGSEASIFSCCGSPSPVAYTLLREMPEDRVQDLQQVRQVLWDVTMLIRWPKQTGQGLTSAWPSLRQEYQMESDLPPRLSTRALCRVLHQQGCAKEGATRFMRSSGTDLHNKETIIGFTSENTSSMKILNSTDMSQGQVIPRPKQE is encoded by the exons ATGGGGTGCAGGGATGGCGCGGCACAACGCAGGAACGGCTCTGGTTCACAGCCTTGTGGCTCAG AGGCTAGCATCTTCTCTTGCTGCGGCAGCCCGTCGCCCGTCGCCTATACACTGCTTCGGGAGATGCCAGAAGACAGGGTGCAGGATTTGCAGCAGGTGCGTCAGGTGTTGTGGGATGTGACGATGCTAATAAGGTGGCCTAAGCAGACTGGTCAGGGACTCACTTCAGCATGGCCGTCACTCCGTCAG GAATATCAGATGGAAAGCGACTTACCCCCTAG GCTCTCTACGAGGGCCTTATGCCGTGTTCTGCACCAGCAAGGATGCGCCAAAGAGGGTGCTACAAG GTTCATGAGAAGCTCAGGCACAGACTTGCACAACAAAGAGACTATAATTGGTTTCACATCAGAAAACACCAGCTCCATGAAGATATTAAATTCTACAGATATGAGCCAAGGCCAAGTAATCCCAAGACCCAAGCAAGAATAA
- the LOC112882674 gene encoding uncharacterized protein LOC112882674 isoform X2, with protein MPYCVVTAAAADVAGGAHAQEEEVRIFYQRYGHGATKVLLIIGFAGTYESWGPQVKGLSGAIEPVDEEAPAGDDSGAAEGVEVCCFDNRGMGHSSVLEQKSQYTTAIMAKDALALMDHLGWRKAHVFGHSMGSMIASKLAAMAPDRVASLALLNTTGGGYQCIPKVDWHTISLACRFLRARTPEQRAILDLEVHYTKEYLEEAVGSSTRRQMLYHEYVKGLSSGGMQSRHGFEGQLNACWTHKLSTKELDRIRLAGFFVLIIHGRDDVIAQLYYARRLAEKLQPAAKLVELHGGHLVSHERPAEVNMSLMEMIKASKSNTDLEEWSNLPKKSDAGSLRKRDGDGVNYLIVTYNLLGKLHLILLFLFGVFHLILEHARRALRVLKPARVSASTL; from the exons ATGCCGTACTGCGTGGtgaccgcggcggcggcggacgtcgccggcggcgcccacgcgcaggaggaggaggtgcggaTCTTCTACCAGCGGTACGGCCACGGCGCAACCAAGGTCCTCCTCATCATCG GTTTCGCGGGGACGTACGAGTCGTGGGGCCCGCAGGTGAAGGGCCTGAGCGGCGCCATTGAGCCCGTCGACGAGGAGGCCCCGGCCGGCGACGACTccggcgcggcggagggcgtCGAGGTCTGCTGCTTCGATAACCGCGGCATGGGCCACAGTTCCGTGCTGGAGCAGAAATCGCAGTACAC GACGGCGATCATGGCGAAGGACGCGCTAGCGCTCATGGATCACCTGGGATGGCGAAAAGCGCATGTCTTCGGCCACTCCATGG GGTCCATGATTGCTTCGAAACTGGCCGCAATGGCGCCGGACCGGGTCGCGTCGCTGGCGCTGCTCAACACGACAGGAGGAGGCTACCAGTGCATCCCAAAG GTCGATTGGCACACGATATCTCTCGCCTGTCGTTTTCTACGGGCAAGAACTCCTGAGCAGAGAGCGATTCTTGATCTTGAAGTCCATTATACGAAG GAATACCTTGAGGAAGCTGTTGGATCAAGTACCAGAAGACAAATGCTTTATCAC gaATATGTGAAAGGTTTGTCATCTGGTGGTATGCAATCCAGACATGGATTTGAGGGGCAGTTGAATGCTTGCTGGACACATAAGCTCTCAACAAAAGAATTAGACAGAATTCGCTTAGCAGGTTTCTTTGTTCTAATCATTCATGGCAG GGATGATGTTATTGCTCAGTTGTATTATGCAAGGAGGCTTGCAGAAAAGCTCCAGCCTGCTGCCAAACTGGTTGAGCTACATGGAGGCCACCTAGTGAGTCATGAAAGACCAGCTGAG GTCAACATGTCCCTCATGGAGATGATAAAAGCATCAAAATCAAATACAGACCTAGAGGAGTGGTCAAACCTTCCAAAGAAGTCCGACG CTGGTTCTCTCCGTAAGCGAGATGGTGATGGCGTGAATTACCTCATAGTTACATACAACCTACTCGGGAAGCTCCATCTTATTCTGCTCTTCTTGTTTGGAGTGTTCCACCTTATTCTTGAGCACGCGAGGAGGGCCCTAAGAGTTTTGAAGCCTGCCAGAGTTTCTGCTTCCACGCTATAG
- the LOC112882674 gene encoding uncharacterized protein LOC112882674 isoform X1, translated as MPYCVVTAAAADVAGGAHAQEEEVRIFYQRYGHGATKVLLIIGFAGTYESWGPQVKGLSGAIEPVDEEAPAGDDSGAAEGVEVCCFDNRGMGHSSVLEQKSQYTTAIMAKDALALMDHLGWRKAHVFGHSMGSMIASKLAAMAPDRVASLALLNTTGGGYQCIPKCAVAFCNSFSGFWTAYYRVEKINRNMVDWHTISLACRFLRARTPEQRAILDLEVHYTKEYLEEAVGSSTRRQMLYHEYVKGLSSGGMQSRHGFEGQLNACWTHKLSTKELDRIRLAGFFVLIIHGRDDVIAQLYYARRLAEKLQPAAKLVELHGGHLVSHERPAEVNMSLMEMIKASKSNTDLEEWSNLPKKSDAGSLRKRDGDGVNYLIVTYNLLGKLHLILLFLFGVFHLILEHARRALRVLKPARVSASTL; from the exons ATGCCGTACTGCGTGGtgaccgcggcggcggcggacgtcgccggcggcgcccacgcgcaggaggaggaggtgcggaTCTTCTACCAGCGGTACGGCCACGGCGCAACCAAGGTCCTCCTCATCATCG GTTTCGCGGGGACGTACGAGTCGTGGGGCCCGCAGGTGAAGGGCCTGAGCGGCGCCATTGAGCCCGTCGACGAGGAGGCCCCGGCCGGCGACGACTccggcgcggcggagggcgtCGAGGTCTGCTGCTTCGATAACCGCGGCATGGGCCACAGTTCCGTGCTGGAGCAGAAATCGCAGTACAC GACGGCGATCATGGCGAAGGACGCGCTAGCGCTCATGGATCACCTGGGATGGCGAAAAGCGCATGTCTTCGGCCACTCCATGG GGTCCATGATTGCTTCGAAACTGGCCGCAATGGCGCCGGACCGGGTCGCGTCGCTGGCGCTGCTCAACACGACAGGAGGAGGCTACCAGTGCATCCCAAAG TGTGCTGTTGCTTTCTGCAATTCATTCTCCGGCTTCTGGACTGCTTATTATCGGGTTGAAAAAATCAATCGAAACATG GTCGATTGGCACACGATATCTCTCGCCTGTCGTTTTCTACGGGCAAGAACTCCTGAGCAGAGAGCGATTCTTGATCTTGAAGTCCATTATACGAAG GAATACCTTGAGGAAGCTGTTGGATCAAGTACCAGAAGACAAATGCTTTATCAC gaATATGTGAAAGGTTTGTCATCTGGTGGTATGCAATCCAGACATGGATTTGAGGGGCAGTTGAATGCTTGCTGGACACATAAGCTCTCAACAAAAGAATTAGACAGAATTCGCTTAGCAGGTTTCTTTGTTCTAATCATTCATGGCAG GGATGATGTTATTGCTCAGTTGTATTATGCAAGGAGGCTTGCAGAAAAGCTCCAGCCTGCTGCCAAACTGGTTGAGCTACATGGAGGCCACCTAGTGAGTCATGAAAGACCAGCTGAG GTCAACATGTCCCTCATGGAGATGATAAAAGCATCAAAATCAAATACAGACCTAGAGGAGTGGTCAAACCTTCCAAAGAAGTCCGACG CTGGTTCTCTCCGTAAGCGAGATGGTGATGGCGTGAATTACCTCATAGTTACATACAACCTACTCGGGAAGCTCCATCTTATTCTGCTCTTCTTGTTTGGAGTGTTCCACCTTATTCTTGAGCACGCGAGGAGGGCCCTAAGAGTTTTGAAGCCTGCCAGAGTTTCTGCTTCCACGCTATAG